The Babesia bovis T2Bo mitochondrion, complete genome genome window below encodes:
- a CDS encoding cytochrome c oxidase subunit III has product MRYPGIFDSIHKNCFFIIYLKNHSLFATSLQSVSLGEVFLLSFVSSVNTSREFSTTESSTLYSVFGMLIFSEILLFFGFIWDYLHARLGNIYIDMPLNLEPYLNITSSLNITSSVISILVYKMTVSHFSDFEKWLTSAFFIGSLFLSYQGDEYTFLQCGLNDSWFSLAFLIITGLHSLHVCVGVLFICLSVNYHDSDGSNRVEDFNIGTYWHFVELIWVALTMLLFLM; this is encoded by the coding sequence ATTAGATACCCTGGGATATTCGATTCCATACATAAGAATTGTTTCTTTATAATTTATCTAAAGAACCATAGCTTATTTGCAACTTCACTACAAAGTGTATCTTTGGGAGAAGTATTTTTATTGTCATTTGTATCTTCAGTTAATACAAGTAGAGAATTCTCTACAACAGAAAGTTCAACTCTTTATTCAGTGTTTGGAATGTTAATATTTTCAGAAATATTACTATTTTTTGGTTTCATATGGGATTATCTACATGCAAGATTGGGTAACATATATATTGATATGCCTTTAAATCTTGAACCTTATTTAAATATAACTAGTTCTTTAAATATAACTAGTAGTGTAATATCAATACTAGTGTATAAAATGACTGTTTCACATTTTTCTGATTTTGAAAAATGGTTGACATCGGCATTCTTTATTGGTTCATTATTTCTATCCTATCAAGGAGATGAATATACATTTTTACAATGCGGATTAAACGACAGTTGGTTTTCTCTTGCTTTCTTAATTATAACTGGACTACATTCACTACACGTTTGTGTAGGAGTTTTATTTATATGTTTATCAGTTAACTATCACGATAGTGATGGTTCAAATAGAGTAGAAGATTTTAACATTGGTACATATTGGCATTTTGTTGAATTAATCTGGGTAGCTTTAACAATGCTCCTTTTCCTAATGTAA
- a CDS encoding cytochrome c oxidase subunit I yields MFAFAGYSSVSANHKVIGISYIWLSYWFGVIGFYMSILIRTELSMSGLKIMTMDTLEIYNMMFSLHGLIMIFFNVMTGLFGGIGNYLYPIILGAADVVFPRANLYSLFLQPVAFGLVIASVYLEMGSGTGWTLYPPLSTSISSLGVDFIIFGLLASGIASAMSGANFVVTFGALKSIGQTIDRLSVLAWSIVLTAFLLLVSLPVVTSVLLMVFLDRHYNTMFFESSNSGDPILYQHLFWFFGHPEVYILILPGFGIISLIVCTYCGKELFGNLTMILAMISIALLGCLVWAHHMYTSGLEADTRAFFTTTTILIALPTGNKIFNWVCTLQEAVEVRNLGTVLMSIMFVITFVIGGVTGVILGNAGVDISLHDTLYVVGHFHFVLSIGAIISLLSFIFYCQRLLVGTIFSNQLILIIIPAFMAGIFLTFMPMHFLGFTPLPRRIPDYPDDMWGWNFLCTIGSTMIFFLKLITVIFISL; encoded by the coding sequence ATGTTTGCATTTGCTGGATATAGTTCGGTCTCTGCAAACCATAAAGTCATCGGTATATCCTACATATGGCTTTCATATTGGTTTGGAGTTATTGGATTTTATATGAGTATTTTGATAAGAACAGAATTGAGTATGAGTGGTTTAAAGATTATGACAATGGATACTCTTGAGATATACAATATGATGTTTTCTCTACATGGTTTAATTATGATATTCTTTAATGTTATGACAGGTTTATTTGGTGGTATCGGAAATTATTTATATCCTATTATTTTAGGTGCAGCTGATGTTGTTTTTCCAAGAGCAAATTTATACAGTTTGTTTTTACAGCCTGTTGCTTTTGGTCTTGTGATAGCTTCTGTATATTTGGAAATGGGAAGTGGTACAGGTTGGACATTATATCCTCCTTTATCAACTTCAATATCTTCACTTGGTGTTGATTTTATAATATTTGGATTATTAGCTTCTGGAATTGCAAGTGCAATGAGTGGTGCTAATTTTGTTGTTACTTTTGGAGCTTTAAAGTCAATTGGACAAACTATAGACAGATTAAGTGTTTTAGCCTGGTCAATTGTATTAACTGCTTTCTTGCTTTTAGTTTCTCTTCCTGTTGTAACTTCTGTTCTTTTAATGGTATTTTTAGATCGTCATTATAATACAATGTTCTTCGAATCTTCAAATTCCGGTGATCCAATTTTATATCAACATTTATTCTGGTTCTTTGGACATCCAGAAGTATATATACTTATATTACCAGGATTTGGAATAATAAGTCTTATAGTTTGTACATATTGTGGAAAGGAATTATTTGGTAATTTAACAATGATATTAGCAATGATTTCTATAGCTTTGTTAGGTTGTTTGGTTTGGGCTCATCATATGTATACATCAGGTTTGGAAGCAGATACTCGTGCTTTCTTTACAACTACTACAATTTTAATTGCATTACCAACAGGTAATAAGATATTTAATTGGGTATGTACTCTTCAAGAAGCAGTTGAAGTAAGAAATTTAGGAACAGTTTTGATGTCAATTATGTTTGTTATAACTTTTGTAATAGGAGGTGTTACAGGTGTCATACTTGGAAACGCTGGAGTAGATATATCTTTGCATGATACTTTATATGTTGTAGGTCATTTTCACTTTGTTTTATCAATTGGAGCTATAATAAGTTTATTGAGTTTCATATTCTATTGTCAAAGACTTCTAGTTGGAACAATATTCTCTAATCAATTAATACTTATTATAATACCTGCTTTTATGGCTGGAATATTCTTAACTTTTATGCCAATGCATTTCTTAGGATTTACTCCTCTTCCAAGGAGGATACCTGATTATCCTGATGATATGTGGGGATGGAATTTCTTGTGTACTATTGGTTCAACAATGATATTCTTCTTAAAGTTAATTACTGTAATATTCATATCATTATAA